A window of Clostridium botulinum BKT015925 contains these coding sequences:
- a CDS encoding ferritin-like domain-containing protein — translation MAYIRNYMGPYDNYVNNNQYDSQKVLPLIKSSVEGEKEDEMFYDYLIKLAPTQEQKDIIISIRDDERKHNKMYRNIYKDITGEEIVIKDEEKFKKPESYIAGIEQALFGELHAVEKYRTILHMLPPYSVYRDMVFEIITDEIKHAIKYNYILYLNCCKNKKLNLKNIKKDKKNNKEKNEKMKKRINEFGENVALASSTMVNRAKEKIKDEKLVENILVPGLVLGIRSSYIGINKEEQNKIKVDMKQDLLIRYVGEVVGTVLDKVRDKVDLDKFMGEYILPQLMKEE, via the coding sequence ATGGCATATATAAGAAATTATATGGGTCCATATGATAATTATGTGAATAATAATCAATATGATTCACAGAAGGTATTACCATTAATAAAAAGTTCCGTTGAAGGTGAAAAAGAAGATGAAATGTTTTATGATTATTTAATCAAATTAGCTCCTACTCAGGAACAAAAAGATATTATAATTTCCATAAGAGACGATGAAAGAAAACATAATAAAATGTATAGAAATATTTATAAGGATATAACAGGAGAAGAAATAGTAATAAAAGATGAAGAAAAGTTTAAAAAACCAGAATCATATATTGCAGGAATAGAACAGGCACTATTTGGAGAGCTACATGCTGTAGAAAAATACAGAACAATACTTCATATGCTTCCACCCTATAGTGTGTATAGAGATATGGTATTTGAAATTATAACGGATGAAATAAAACATGCTATAAAATATAACTATATCCTTTATTTAAACTGTTGTAAAAATAAAAAACTTAATTTAAAAAATATTAAAAAAGATAAAAAGAATAATAAAGAAAAAAATGAAAAAATGAAAAAAAGAATTAATGAATTTGGAGAAAATGTAGCTTTAGCAAGTAGTACTATGGTAAATAGAGCAAAAGAAAAAATAAAGGATGAAAAATTAGTTGAAAATATTCTTGTTCCAGGATTGGTTTTAGGTATAAGAAGTAGTTATATTGGTATTAACAAAGAAGAACAAAATAAAATAAAAGTTGATATGAAACAAGATTTATTAATTAGATATGTAGGAGAAGTAGTTGGAACTGTATTGGATAAAGTTAGAGATAAGGTAGATTTAGATAAATTTATGGGTGAATATATTCTACCACAGTTAATGAAAGAAGAGTAG
- a CDS encoding GerW family sporulation protein: MQLNNNFSDNMNTVFTKVEDYVKHESMMGTPLTVENKTLVPVVSVSLGYGSGNNSPKNKTNPSSCPAEGVGLGAKIATDAVVVIDKDCVSMLPVSQRTNVNINDMMTKLPNVISSLKGGTNTQQNQAQGQQQQQNNKIKCKIKHLKTKLLLLKLNKLK; encoded by the coding sequence ATGCAATTAAATAATAATTTTTCTGATAATATGAATACTGTATTTACAAAAGTAGAAGACTATGTAAAACATGAAAGCATGATGGGAACACCTTTAACTGTAGAAAACAAAACTTTAGTTCCTGTAGTATCTGTTTCTTTAGGTTATGGTAGTGGAAATAATTCTCCTAAAAATAAAACTAATCCTAGTTCTTGTCCTGCTGAAGGTGTAGGACTTGGTGCTAAAATAGCTACCGATGCAGTTGTAGTTATTGATAAAGATTGTGTTTCTATGCTCCCAGTATCTCAAAGAACTAATGTAAATATTAATGACATGATGACTAAACTTCCTAATGTCATAAGTAGTTTAAAAGGAGGCACTAACACACAACAAAATCAAGCGCAAGGACAACAACAACAACAAAACAACAAAATCAAATGCAAAATCAAGCATCTCAAAACCAAGCTACTTCTATTAAAACTAAATAAATTAAAATAA
- a CDS encoding GntP family permease, with product MVEISTLGALIGLVTAIWMIFKKVNPVYAMVGGAFVGGIIGGATITETVDIVVHGAQSIVPAVLRVLTVGVFAGVLIETGAADKIAETIIQKLGEEKALMAIILSSCIICAVGVIIPVTIITVAPIALIIAKRANLSKSSILIAMLGGGKSGNIMSPNPNAIAIADGFKIDLSMSMLGGTIPAIFGIIVTYIIAKKLAHKGDIVIDDGMIKQEKKLPSFKEAMVGPLFIIIMLALNSIFTLNIDPMIILPLGGLIAAISMGEISNFKTYMSNGLLKMEGAAILLLGTGTIAGIISQSTLSDDIINIINYFGISGVLLASISGILMGGATASITGGAVVTSSVFSNSILHMGVNPVAASEMVHTGVSVIDDLPHGNLFHISAESVSFSIKQRAKLIPYEILIGLAMNIVATVFYGFIIN from the coding sequence ATGGTAGAGATTAGTACATTAGGAGCGCTAATAGGACTAGTTACAGCAATATGGATGATATTTAAAAAAGTTAATCCTGTTTATGCAATGGTAGGAGGAGCTTTTGTAGGTGGAATTATAGGTGGAGCTACAATTACTGAAACTGTAGATATTGTAGTGCATGGTGCGCAAAGTATTGTGCCTGCAGTTTTAAGGGTTTTAACTGTTGGAGTTTTTGCTGGAGTCTTAATTGAAACTGGAGCTGCGGATAAAATTGCGGAAACAATAATACAAAAGCTGGGAGAAGAAAAAGCATTAATGGCTATTATTCTATCATCTTGTATTATTTGTGCTGTTGGAGTAATAATACCTGTTACTATAATTACAGTGGCACCTATTGCTTTAATAATAGCAAAAAGAGCAAATTTATCTAAATCATCTATTCTTATAGCAATGTTAGGTGGAGGAAAATCTGGAAATATAATGTCACCAAATCCTAATGCTATAGCTATAGCTGATGGTTTTAAAATCGATTTGTCAATGTCTATGTTAGGTGGAACAATCCCAGCGATATTTGGAATAATAGTTACGTATATAATAGCTAAGAAATTAGCGCATAAAGGTGATATAGTTATAGATGATGGCATGATTAAGCAAGAGAAAAAGCTTCCAAGTTTTAAAGAAGCCATGGTTGGACCATTATTTATAATTATAATGTTAGCTTTAAATTCTATTTTCACTTTAAATATAGATCCTATGATAATTTTACCTCTTGGAGGACTTATAGCAGCTATTTCTATGGGCGAAATTTCTAATTTCAAAACGTATATGTCTAATGGACTTTTAAAGATGGAAGGAGCAGCAATTCTTTTGCTTGGCACAGGAACAATTGCTGGTATAATATCTCAATCTACTTTAAGTGATGACATAATTAATATCATTAATTATTTTGGAATCTCAGGTGTTTTATTGGCATCTATATCAGGAATACTTATGGGGGGGGCTACTGCGTCTATAACAGGAGGAGCTGTAGTTACAAGTTCTGTATTCAGTAACTCTATACTACATATGGGAGTAAATCCAGTAGCAGCGTCAGAAATGGTACATACAGGAGTTTCTGTAATAGATGATTTACCACATGGTAACTTATTTCATATTAGTGCAGAAAGCGTATCTTTTAGTATTAAACAAAGAGCCAAGCTAATTCCATATGAAATATTAATTGGACTAGCTATGAATATTGTAGCAACAGTGTTCTATGGTTTCATTATTAATTAA
- a CDS encoding ABC transporter ATP-binding protein, with the protein MMKLLKSLSEYKKSVIAILVLIFCQSISELYLPNLMSHIVDKGIVNGDTSYILKVGGVMLGVAAIGTACAITANLISSKVATGFGTDIRNEVFTRVQNFSVTQFNKIGTASLITRTTNDINQIQQVLIIIFRMMVSAPLMLIGGIIMAMSKDVKLTSILLATIPILAISIFIITRNAIPLFKAMQLKLDKLNLVLREKLSGVRVIRAFNKVEIEKKRFNKANDDLTDTGIKVNKIIAVLMPAMMIILNLTTVAVVWFGAKRIDIGEMQVGDLMAYIQYVMQIMFSLIMVSMMFVMLPRASASATRINEVLDIECEIKKNYNIESKDKIHGYVEFNDVSFAYEGSEEPVIKNVSFSAKPGEVTAIIGSTGSGKSTLMGLIPRFHDVTSGSILVDKIDVRSMDDKMLRSKIGFIPQKAILFTGSISDNIRYGKENATEDEIKEACRIAQASEFISEMKDGYNSIIAQGGTNVSGGQKQRICIARALVRKPQIYIFDDSFSALDFKTDAKLRMALKNETKNSTVIIVAQRVSTVIDADRIIVLDEGKLVGMGKHKELLNNCDVYKEIVASQLSEEEIA; encoded by the coding sequence ATGATGAAATTACTAAAGTCTTTAAGTGAATATAAAAAAAGTGTAATTGCAATTTTAGTATTAATTTTTTGTCAATCTATAAGTGAGTTATATTTACCTAATTTAATGTCTCATATAGTTGATAAAGGAATAGTTAATGGAGATACTAGTTACATTTTAAAAGTAGGTGGAGTTATGCTAGGAGTTGCTGCTATTGGGACAGCTTGTGCTATTACGGCAAATTTAATATCTTCAAAAGTAGCAACAGGATTTGGAACGGATATTCGAAATGAAGTATTTACAAGAGTGCAAAATTTTTCTGTAACACAATTTAATAAAATAGGTACAGCATCTTTGATTACACGAACTACTAATGATATTAATCAAATACAGCAAGTACTTATAATAATATTCCGTATGATGGTTAGTGCTCCTTTAATGCTAATAGGTGGTATTATAATGGCGATGTCAAAGGATGTTAAATTAACATCTATATTACTTGCAACTATTCCTATATTAGCTATTTCTATATTTATTATAACTAGAAATGCTATACCATTATTTAAAGCTATGCAGTTAAAATTGGATAAACTAAATTTAGTATTACGGGAAAAGCTTAGTGGTGTTAGAGTAATACGTGCTTTTAATAAAGTGGAAATAGAAAAAAAGAGATTTAATAAAGCAAATGATGATCTTACAGATACAGGTATAAAAGTTAATAAAATCATAGCTGTTCTTATGCCGGCTATGATGATCATTTTAAATCTTACAACTGTAGCTGTAGTTTGGTTTGGTGCCAAACGTATAGATATTGGAGAAATGCAAGTAGGAGATCTTATGGCGTATATTCAATATGTTATGCAGATAATGTTTTCGTTAATAATGGTTTCTATGATGTTTGTTATGTTACCACGTGCTTCAGCTTCTGCTACTAGAATAAATGAAGTTCTCGATATTGAGTGTGAAATTAAGAAAAATTATAATATTGAAAGTAAAGATAAAATACATGGATATGTGGAGTTTAACGATGTTTCTTTTGCTTATGAAGGATCAGAAGAACCAGTTATTAAAAATGTTTCATTTAGTGCAAAACCTGGTGAAGTTACAGCTATAATTGGTAGTACAGGCTCAGGTAAATCTACACTTATGGGTCTTATTCCTAGATTTCATGATGTTACAAGTGGCAGTATTTTAGTAGATAAAATAGATGTTAGAAGTATGGATGATAAGATGCTTAGAAGTAAAATAGGATTTATACCTCAAAAAGCAATTTTATTTACTGGAAGTATATCTGATAATATAAGATATGGAAAAGAAAATGCAACTGAAGATGAAATTAAAGAAGCTTGTAGAATAGCTCAAGCATCTGAATTTATATCAGAAATGAAAGATGGATATAATTCAATTATAGCGCAAGGAGGAACCAATGTATCAGGCGGTCAAAAACAACGAATTTGTATTGCTAGGGCATTAGTGAGAAAACCACAAATATATATATTTGATGATAGTTTTTCAGCATTAGATTTTAAAACTGATGCAAAACTTCGTATGGCATTAAAAAATGAAACAAAAAATTCTACTGTAATTATTGTAGCTCAAAGAGTTAGCACAGTTATAGATGCAGACAGAATTATAGTTTTGGATGAAGGAAAATTAGTAGGAATGGGAAAACACAAAGAACTTTTAAATAATTGCGATGTTTATAAAGAAATTGTAGCGTCACAGCTTTCAGAGGAGGAGATAGCATGA
- a CDS encoding IS6-like element ISCbo1 family transposase, with amino-acid sequence MNKANKKITCPRCYSHKLYKFGKDKEGNQKYQCKECKRQFAPSATPKERQLKDYPRCPVCNKGTFIHHNYSNYINYRCNDKKCNHSFFVAKPTAISPSSNTTIQGKLNFKGMRFPIHIILMALDLYFLNESSTRRISQYLFRTFNVKVSHVTIASWTKKFAAYFKLKSDNLFYNIDLSDSDEWHADETVVFINGKKHYLWLVIDSESRLIISYHLSPYRDAKQAFSLFNDAKKLGSPRAIVTDRLPSYNIPIKSVFQDTLHIKVQSFKDDISNNIIESFNKTFKSWYKGLKGFNSFDSANKLISVFIFHYNFIRNHSSLRSLTPAEVSGINYSVKAKNNWLLTA; translated from the coding sequence ATGAACAAAGCTAATAAAAAAATTACCTGTCCTAGATGTTACAGTCATAAGCTATATAAGTTTGGAAAAGACAAAGAAGGAAATCAAAAATATCAATGCAAAGAGTGTAAAAGACAATTTGCACCATCGGCTACGCCGAAAGAGCGTCAGCTCAAGGATTATCCTCGTTGTCCTGTCTGTAACAAAGGAACCTTTATTCATCATAATTATTCAAATTATATTAACTATCGTTGTAACGATAAGAAATGTAATCATAGTTTTTTCGTGGCGAAGCCTACGGCTATAAGCCCATCAAGCAATACCACTATCCAAGGTAAACTTAATTTTAAAGGTATGCGCTTTCCAATTCATATTATATTAATGGCTTTAGACCTTTACTTTCTTAATGAAAGTTCTACAAGACGTATATCTCAATATTTGTTTAGAACATTTAATGTAAAAGTATCTCATGTTACTATTGCAAGTTGGACTAAAAAGTTTGCTGCATATTTCAAATTGAAATCTGATAATTTATTTTATAATATTGACTTATCAGATTCTGATGAATGGCACGCAGATGAAACTGTTGTATTTATAAATGGCAAGAAACATTATCTATGGCTTGTTATAGACTCAGAAAGTCGATTAATTATCTCTTATCATCTATCCCCATATAGAGATGCTAAACAAGCTTTTAGCCTTTTTAACGATGCTAAGAAATTAGGATCTCCTAGAGCCATAGTTACTGATAGATTACCATCTTACAATATTCCAATAAAATCAGTATTCCAAGATACATTACACATAAAAGTACAATCTTTTAAAGATGATATTTCAAACAATATTATTGAATCTTTTAATAAAACATTTAAGTCTTGGTATAAAGGTTTAAAAGGCTTTAACTCTTTTGATAGCGCCAATAAGTTAATATCGGTATTTATATTTCACTATAATTTTATTCGTAATCATTCCTCACTACGTAGTTTAACACCAGCTGAAGTATCAGGAATCAATTATTCAGTTAAAGCTAAAAATAATTGGTTATTAACTGCCTAA
- the ruvA gene encoding Holliday junction branch migration protein RuvA has protein sequence MFEYIKGIYISLNKDYIVVESNNIGYKIYTSGNTMANMPNINEKVKIYIEQIVREDFIGIYGFLTEEERAMFNLLLTINGVGSKAALSLLSISNVCSLKKSILSEDYKMLTKAPGIGKKIAQRITLELKDKIEKIYEDSLEEDNDIDNLSKNSTRKYDEALEALIALGFSQKEAEKALKDIDITKGIEEIIKDSLRYLMN, from the coding sequence TTGTTTGAATATATAAAGGGAATTTACATAAGTTTAAATAAGGATTATATAGTAGTAGAGAGTAATAATATCGGATATAAAATATATACCTCTGGAAATACTATGGCAAATATGCCTAATATAAATGAAAAAGTAAAAATCTATATAGAACAAATAGTTAGAGAAGATTTTATAGGAATATACGGGTTTTTAACTGAGGAAGAAAGGGCTATGTTTAATTTACTTTTAACGATAAACGGAGTTGGAAGTAAGGCCGCCTTATCATTACTTTCCATTAGTAATGTATGTAGTTTAAAAAAATCTATTCTATCGGAAGACTATAAAATGCTTACAAAGGCTCCTGGAATAGGTAAGAAAATTGCTCAAAGAATAACTTTAGAACTTAAAGATAAAATAGAAAAAATATATGAAGATAGTTTAGAAGAAGATAATGATATAGATAATTTATCTAAGAACTCTACAAGAAAATATGATGAAGCTTTAGAAGCGTTGATAGCTTTAGGGTTTTCACAAAAAGAAGCTGAAAAAGCTTTAAAAGATATTGATATAACTAAAGGGATTGAAGAAATAATAAAAGATAGTTTAAGATATTTAATGAATTAG
- a CDS encoding ABC transporter ATP-binding protein: MKNGARSPMGAGITVQKAKDFKGTLKRLVGYLKPHIFKIIMIFLMAMLSTIFSILSPKVMGKATNKIFEGVMLKFKGVPGASINFTYIYKIVLILIGLYIISAVFAYLQQYIMAGVAQNTVREMRKNVDEKLSRLPLKFYDSKTNGEILSRVTNDIDNISTTLQQSITQLITSIITIIGIVIMMFTISPVMTFVTFLILPISILVTRPVISRSQKFFSNQQRYLGELNGHVEEMYTGHKVIKAFNREDKSIEKFNDINNRLYDVGWKAQFISGIIMPIMNFISNVGYVAIAVIGGIFVTKGRINIGDIQAFIQYSKQFTQPINQTANIVNILQSTIASAERVFELLDEQEEIPNSENAKTIDLPQGNVKFESVDFGYKEGITLIKDMNIDVKRGQTIAIVGPTGAGKTTLINLLMRFYEINKGKISIDGIDIRDIKRENLRNIFGMVLQDTWLFNGTIRENIAYGCDNATEEEIIKASKAAHADYFIRTLQDGYDTVLNEEASNISQGQKQLLTIARAILSNPSILILDEATSSVDTRTELYIQKAMDNLMNGRTSFVIAHRLSTIKNADLILVMKDGSVIEQGNHNELMNKNGFYADLYNSQFNN, translated from the coding sequence ATGAAAAATGGTGCAAGAAGTCCAATGGGAGCAGGAATTACAGTGCAAAAAGCAAAGGATTTTAAAGGAACGTTAAAGAGGCTTGTAGGATATTTAAAGCCTCACATATTTAAGATAATAATGATATTTTTAATGGCTATGTTGAGTACTATATTTAGTATTTTAAGTCCTAAAGTTATGGGGAAAGCTACAAATAAAATATTTGAAGGTGTCATGCTTAAATTTAAAGGGGTGCCAGGTGCATCAATCAATTTTACTTATATATATAAAATAGTATTAATTTTAATTGGATTATATATAATAAGTGCAGTTTTTGCATATTTGCAGCAGTATATAATGGCAGGAGTTGCTCAAAATACAGTTAGAGAGATGCGTAAAAATGTTGATGAAAAGTTATCAAGATTACCACTTAAATTTTATGATTCAAAGACTAATGGAGAGATTTTAAGTAGGGTTACTAATGATATTGATAATATAAGTACAACTCTTCAACAGAGTATAACTCAACTTATAACATCTATAATAACAATAATAGGAATTGTTATTATGATGTTTACTATTAGTCCAGTAATGACTTTTGTTACATTTTTAATTTTACCAATTTCAATTTTAGTTACAAGACCTGTAATATCTCGTTCACAAAAATTCTTTTCAAATCAGCAAAGATATTTAGGAGAATTAAATGGACATGTAGAAGAAATGTATACAGGACATAAAGTAATAAAAGCTTTTAATCGTGAAGATAAATCTATAGAGAAATTTAATGATATTAACAATAGATTATATGATGTAGGATGGAAAGCTCAATTCATATCAGGTATTATTATGCCAATTATGAATTTCATAAGCAATGTAGGATATGTAGCTATAGCTGTAATAGGAGGAATATTTGTTACTAAGGGAAGGATAAATATAGGTGATATACAAGCATTTATTCAATATTCAAAACAATTTACACAACCAATAAATCAGACTGCTAATATAGTTAATATACTTCAATCAACTATTGCTTCGGCGGAACGTGTTTTTGAATTATTAGATGAACAAGAAGAAATACCTAATAGCGAAAATGCTAAAACAATAGATTTACCACAAGGAAATGTAAAATTTGAAAGTGTGGATTTTGGATATAAAGAAGGGATTACTCTTATTAAAGATATGAATATTGATGTAAAAAGAGGACAAACTATAGCAATAGTTGGACCTACAGGTGCAGGTAAAACTACATTAATAAATCTTCTTATGCGTTTTTATGAAATAAATAAGGGGAAAATAAGTATAGATGGAATAGACATTAGAGATATAAAGAGAGAAAATCTTCGTAACATATTTGGAATGGTACTTCAAGATACGTGGTTATTTAATGGTACTATAAGAGAAAATATAGCATATGGATGTGACAATGCAACAGAAGAAGAAATTATAAAAGCATCAAAAGCAGCCCATGCTGATTATTTTATAAGGACTTTACAAGATGGATATGACACTGTATTAAATGAAGAAGCCTCTAATATTTCACAGGGACAAAAACAATTATTAACTATTGCTCGTGCAATACTTTCAAATCCGTCTATTTTAATATTAGATGAAGCTACAAGTAGCGTTGACACAAGAACAGAGCTATATATACAGAAAGCTATGGATAATTTAATGAATGGCAGAACAAGTTTTGTTATTGCACATAGATTATCTACTATTAAAAATGCTGATTTAATCCTTGTTATGAAAGATGGATCAGTTATTGAACAAGGTAATCACAATGAACTTATGAATAAAAACGGATTTTATGCAGATTTATATAATAGTCAATTTAATAACTAA
- a CDS encoding YjiH family protein → MSEITKDKFKKNYPLKSYIKFFIPSFIGVFLFMTPLKLDGKTTIPVAFLSKALQGLLNSYLPLVTTILIIASLAITVATKIFKPSFIMNNDYLERLFNITPLWFITRILGGFFVICTYFKIGTPIIYSEDTGNLLLNSLLPALFAVFLFAGLFLPLILDFGLLEFCGTMLTKIMRPIFNLPGRSSVDCIASWLGDGTIGVLLTSKQYEDGFYTAREAAIIGTSFSAVSITFALLVIRQVGLEDMFVPFYLTVTLAGMVAAFLVPRIPPLSRKTDTFYNNKNSNTNETIPSGHSSFSWGLEQAVQRAHKNNDAKKFFIDGFKNVFDMWLGVTPVVMALGTLALIIATYTHIFQWLGTPFIPFLKLLHLPEANAASSTLVVGFADMFLPSVIAASTIKSELTRFVIAAVSVTQLIYMSEVGGLLIGSKIPVNFKELFIIFIERTLITLPVITLIAHIIFR, encoded by the coding sequence ATGTCAGAAATAACTAAGGATAAATTTAAAAAGAACTATCCATTAAAATCTTATATTAAATTTTTTATACCATCTTTTATAGGCGTATTCCTATTTATGACTCCTTTAAAGTTAGATGGAAAAACCACAATTCCAGTAGCTTTTCTTTCTAAAGCACTTCAGGGATTATTAAATTCTTATTTACCACTAGTAACTACTATACTTATAATTGCATCACTTGCAATTACTGTAGCTACAAAAATATTTAAACCTTCATTTATAATGAATAATGATTACTTAGAAAGACTTTTTAATATAACTCCCCTATGGTTTATAACTAGAATTTTAGGTGGATTTTTTGTAATATGTACTTATTTTAAAATTGGTACTCCTATTATTTATTCTGAAGATACAGGCAATCTTTTACTTAATAGTCTACTTCCAGCATTATTTGCAGTGTTCTTATTTGCTGGATTGTTTTTACCTTTAATATTAGATTTTGGTTTATTGGAATTTTGCGGAACTATGCTTACTAAAATAATGAGACCTATATTTAATCTTCCAGGTCGTTCTTCAGTAGACTGTATAGCTTCTTGGCTTGGAGATGGAACTATTGGCGTTCTTTTAACTAGCAAACAATATGAAGATGGCTTTTATACTGCAAGAGAGGCTGCTATAATCGGAACTTCTTTTTCAGCAGTATCTATAACTTTTGCATTATTAGTAATACGTCAAGTGGGACTTGAAGATATGTTCGTTCCATTTTATCTTACAGTAACTTTAGCTGGTATGGTTGCAGCTTTCCTTGTACCTAGAATACCACCTCTTTCAAGAAAAACTGATACTTTTTATAATAATAAAAATTCTAATACTAACGAAACCATACCGAGTGGTCATTCTTCTTTTTCTTGGGGCCTTGAACAAGCTGTTCAAAGAGCTCACAAAAATAATGATGCAAAAAAATTCTTTATTGATGGATTTAAAAATGTATTTGATATGTGGCTTGGTGTTACTCCAGTAGTTATGGCTTTAGGTACTTTAGCTTTGATAATAGCTACATACACTCACATATTTCAATGGCTCGGAACTCCTTTTATTCCATTTTTAAAATTGCTTCATTTACCTGAAGCAAATGCTGCTTCATCTACGCTAGTTGTAGGATTCGCAGATATGTTTCTTCCATCAGTTATTGCTGCAAGTACAATAAAAAGTGAACTTACTCGTTTTGTAATTGCTGCTGTATCTGTAACCCAACTTATATATATGTCTGAAGTTGGAGGATTATTAATAGGTTCTAAAATTCCTGTAAATTTTAAAGAACTATTCATAATATTTATAGAAAGAACACTGATAACCCTACCAGTTATTACTTTGATAGCGCATATTATATTTAGATAA
- a CDS encoding TspO/MBR family protein, which translates to MKNIFKINGKKSLKLILYSLIITYIVPFIAIFISKDDINIYNELIKPSFAPPSKVFPIIWGVLYFFMAIAFYRILLLRDQGKNIKNAKKYYLIQLFLNFIWIILFFKLRLYGLAFIELLILLIFILLTTFQFYSVDKLASFLMIPYIIWVCFAGVLNFYIWVFNEM; encoded by the coding sequence ATGAAAAATATATTTAAAATTAATGGAAAAAAAAGTTTAAAACTAATATTATATTCATTAATAATAACATATATTGTTCCATTTATAGCTATATTTATAAGCAAAGATGATATTAATATATATAATGAACTTATAAAGCCTAGTTTTGCACCACCATCAAAAGTATTTCCAATTATATGGGGAGTACTTTACTTTTTTATGGCTATTGCTTTTTACAGAATATTACTTTTGAGAGATCAAGGTAAAAATATAAAAAATGCTAAAAAGTATTATTTAATCCAGTTATTTCTGAACTTTATTTGGATTATATTGTTTTTTAAGTTAAGACTTTATGGATTAGCTTTTATAGAACTTTTAATATTGCTAATATTTATACTTTTAACGACTTTTCAATTTTATAGCGTAGATAAATTAGCTTCTTTTCTAATGATACCATATATAATTTGGGTGTGTTTTGCAGGAGTGCTTAATTTTTATATATGGGTATTTAATGAAATGTAA
- the ruvB gene encoding Holliday junction branch migration DNA helicase RuvB, whose translation MEDRIVSASYKREDFDVEHSLRPEKLSEYIGQSKVKEKLNIFIEAAKMRQEALDHVLLYGPPGLGKTTLANIIAKEMGGTLKVTSGPAIERAGDMAAILTSLNDYDVLFIDEIHRLNRTVEEIMYPAMEDNVLDIVIGKGAAAKSIRLDLPKFTLIGATTRVGLLTSPLRDRFGVLSAMEFYNEDELKEIVLRSSKILGVVTTEDAAFEIARRSRGTPRIANRILKRVRDYCDVKGNGIIDINIAQSALELLEIDGEGFDNIDNKILEAIIDNFKGGPVGLETLAYFVGEELDTIQDVYEPYLLQKGFVIRMPRGRKATEKAYRHLKRDFNEQTKLT comes from the coding sequence ATGGAGGATAGAATAGTTTCTGCTTCTTATAAAAGAGAGGACTTTGATGTAGAACATTCATTAAGACCTGAAAAACTTAGTGAGTATATAGGTCAAAGTAAAGTAAAAGAAAAACTTAATATTTTTATAGAAGCAGCTAAAATGAGACAAGAAGCGTTAGATCACGTACTTCTATATGGACCTCCAGGACTTGGGAAAACTACTTTAGCCAATATAATAGCAAAGGAAATGGGAGGTACTTTAAAAGTTACATCAGGACCGGCCATTGAAAGAGCAGGAGATATGGCGGCTATATTAACCTCATTAAATGATTATGATGTATTATTTATAGATGAGATTCATAGATTAAACAGAACAGTTGAAGAAATTATGTATCCGGCTATGGAAGATAATGTTCTTGATATTGTAATAGGAAAAGGTGCCGCTGCAAAATCTATAAGACTAGATTTGCCGAAATTCACTTTGATTGGTGCTACTACAAGGGTGGGGCTTTTAACTTCTCCACTAAGAGATAGATTTGGTGTTTTGAGCGCAATGGAATTCTATAATGAGGATGAGTTAAAAGAGATAGTTTTAAGATCTTCAAAAATTTTGGGTGTAGTAACAACAGAGGATGCGGCTTTTGAAATTGCTAGAAGATCAAGAGGTACACCAAGAATTGCTAACAGAATTTTGAAAAGAGTTAGAGACTATTGCGATGTTAAAGGTAACGGGATTATCGATATTAATATTGCTCAAAGTGCTTTGGAACTTTTAGAAATTGATGGGGAGGGATTTGATAATATAGACAATAAAATTCTTGAAGCTATAATTGATAATTTTAAAGGTGGACCAGTTGGACTCGAGACTTTAGCATATTTTGTAGGTGAAGAATTAGATACTATACAGGATGTATATGAACCATATCTTCTTCAAAAAGGATTTGTAATTAGAATGCCAAGAGGAAGAAAAGCAACGGAAAAAGCTTATAGACATTTAAAAAGAGATTTCAATGAACAGACTAAGCTAACTTAA